The following proteins are encoded in a genomic region of Oryzias latipes chromosome 17, ASM223467v1:
- the LOC101160021 gene encoding potassium voltage-gated channel subfamily V member 2-like: MTTIKPKLKVLKKRRSSLFASIKRDLSFSQSIEEEDSEFPFSQDSSVKPWTSMDNLDTPIEQKEQKTEVANPRRSNIVNLNVGGKVFHIPKHLVLRYPSTRIGVLALCNDPVKRLALCDDYNVQNNEFFFDRDPMFFHYIFHFYCSSVLWVMDSLCPVNFEEEMSFWGLRLQDTPRCCRILFEEKVDDIRDQLKVNKELIDEIKPHQDDEGYKSMFLGFFRKALWDLMENPYSSLSAKAFAVFSSLFVLISIVAMTMNTVKELREYKIAGKPYMEWIEISSILFFTLEYFLRLVTTSNIKHFLRSALNFVDVVAVMPYFLQIIFETFVIDAEDASAQEDLKAMSRVSKVSKVLKVVKLMRIFRILKLARHSTGMRAFGFTIRQCSEQVCCLFLFIAMGIFTFSALMHSVEVDQPGTPFSSIPDAWWWAAVSISTVGYGDVVPISYLGRCVAFGCISFGIILNGMPISILFNKFSDYYAKLKEQEYTFSNTERTFQLKKRLRRKCDNCFEPPPEDSDDEMHYRPGGRPANQE; encoded by the exons ATGACGACTATAAAGCCCAAGTTGAAAGTTCTGAAAAAGCGTCGCTCCAGTCTTTTTGCAAGTATCAAACGGGACCTGAGCTTTTCTCAGAGCATCGAGGAAGAGGACTCTGAGTTCCCATTTTCACAGGACAGCTCTGTGAAACCATGGACTTCAATGGACAACCTTGACACACCTATTGAGCAAAAAGAGCAGAAGACAGAGGTTGCAAACCCGAGGAGGTCAAACATTGTCAACCTGAACGTTGGGGGAAAGGTCTTCCACATCCCCAAGCATTTGGTGCTTCGATACCCCTCCACCAGAATCGGCGTGCTTGCTCTCTGTAATGATCCAGTGAAGCGGCTGGCGCTATGTGATGATTATAACGTCCAGAACAACGAGTTCTTCTTTGACAGAGACCCCATGTTTTTCCATTACATTTTTCACTTCTACTGCAGCAGCGTGCTCTGGGTGATGGACAGTCTCTGTCCTGTCAACTTTGAGGAGGAGATGTCGTTCTGGGGGCTCAGGCTGCAGGACACCCCGAG ATGCTGCCGTATTTTGTTTGAGGAGAAAGTGGATGATATCAGAGACCAGCTGAAGGTCAACAAGGAGCTAATTGATGAGATCAAACCTCACCAAGATGACGAAGGCTACAAGAGCATGTTTCTTGGGTTCTTCCGCAAAGCCCTCTGGGACCTGATGGAGAACCCTTACTCCTCGTTGTCAGCCAAAGCTTTCGCCGTGTTTTCCAGTCTCTTTGTTCTCATCTCCATTGTAGCCATGACGATGAACACAGTCAAGGAACTTAGAGAATACAAGATTGCGGGCAAACCCTACATGGAGTGGATTGAAATTTCCTCCATTCTTTTCTTCACGTTGGAGTATTTCTTGCGTTTAGTCACCACATCCAACATCAAGCATTTTCTGCGGAGCGCCCTGAACTTTGTTGATGTGGTGGCTGTTATGCCATACTTCCTGCAGATCATCTTTGAGACCTTTGTCATTGATGCAGAGGATGCGAGTGCGCAAGAGGACCTGAAGGCCATGTCAAGAGTCAGTAAAGTCAGTAAGGTGCTCAAGGTCGTAAAGCTGATGCGCATCTTCCGCATCCTGAAACTTGCCCGTCATTCAACGGGCATGAGGGCCTTTGGTTTCACCATCCGCCAGTGCTCAGAGCAG GTGTGCTGCCTGTTCCTGTTCATTGCCATGGGCATCTTCACCTTCTCTGCACTGATGCACTCTGTGGAGGTGGACCAGCCCGGGACCCCGTTCAGCAGCATCCCTGATGCATGGTGGTGGGCTGCG GTGAGCATCTCCACAGTCGGATACGGCGATGTCGTCCCCATCTCCTACCTCGGTCGCTGTGTGGCGTTTGGGTGCATCTCCTTCGGAATCATTCTCAACGGGATGCCCATCTCCATCCTTTTCAACAAGTTCTCAGACTACTACGCCAAACTGAAAGAGCAGGAGTACACGTTCTCAAACACGGAGCGCACATTCCAGCTGAAGAAGCGTCTGCGACGCAAGTGTGACAACTGTTTTGAGCCGCCGCCGGAGGACTCAGACGATGAGATGCACTACAGGCCCGGCGGAAGGCCGGCCAACCAGGAGTAG